The genome window CGCAAACAGCACGTCCTTGGGCATGTCGACCAGAACGGGGCCGGGCCGGCCGGATCTGGCAATGCGAAAGGCCTCGTGGATGGTCGCCGCAAGGTCGTTGACGTCGCCGACCAGCCGATTGTGTTTCGTGCAGGCTCGGGTGATGCCGACGGTATCGCATTCCTGGAACGCATCGGACCCGATCAGCGTCGTCGGTACCTGGCCGGACAGGCAGACGAGCGGGACGGAATCCATCAAGGCATCCTGGAGGGGCGTGATCGCGTTGGTGACGCCGGGACCCGACGTGACCAGCATGACGCCGACCTTGCCCGTCGAGCGGGCATATCCCTCGGCGGCATGGCCGGCGCCCTGCTCATGGCGAACCAGAATGTGCCTGATGTCTTCCTGCTGGAAAAGCTCGTCGTAGATCGGCAGCACGGCAGCGCCGGGATAGCCGAAAATATGCCGGACGCCGTTGTCTCTCAGCGCCTGGAGAACGATTTCCGCGCCGGTCATCTGCGCGCGCGGGATGTCGATGGAATGACGGGATCTCATGGTTCCGTTCCTTGATCAGTGTGATGATGTGTGGAAAGTCCGACGAGGCGCGCGCCCGGATTCAGGGCATAAAAAAAGGCCCCGTCAGGAGCCTGCTTACCGCGCATGGGTGCCTTCGCCGGATGGTTACACCACCCTGCCCATGCGCCCGATCACCACTGCCAGAACCATTGCGATTTTCATGGCAGCATAGCTAAATGCAAATTGGGGCGTCGTCAATGCTCCCGGAGAAATTGTACTTGAGGAGCCCGACAGCCGGTCGGAAGCGGGAGACCCGAGACGCGGTTGGTCGCATCGTCGCCGGCATCCCGTTTCACGCGCGGATGAGCAAGGTTAATCCTGGCCCTGCAAACGATCCATCACCTGCAGCAGCAGATCGGCGCAAGCCTTCGTCGGTTCGTCCTCGGCGCATTGCAGATCGATCCGGGTGTTCCCGTCCTCGATCCGGAAATGCGCTGCCTTGGACAGCGGCGGTGGCGGGTGATGGCCCCGGAAACCACGAAAGCCCATGTGGCCTCTCGAACCGTGCCATCGGTAATCGGGCCGGTCTCTCGGCGGCCCATCCTGCCCGCCCCGCATCGCCCCCTCATCGCCGGATGCAGGCGGAGGCGGTGAGCTTGGCTCGGCCGCCGCGGGCGGCGTCCCGGCGGATGGCGGGGCGGACGGCTCTTGCGCGAAGGCAGCGCCGGCTAGCGCCGCAAGGGCAAGGCCCGATAGAAGAAGACTTTGCATGGGAACCGTCCTTTCGGGAGATATGAGACATGTCGGTAAACACCCCGGCGCGGCTTTGGTTCACGCCCCGTCAGGGCTTTTGTCGAAATCCGCAACTCATTCGTGCGGCGGGCTTTCGACGGCGGCCCCTAAGACTTCTTTCGCCTCGCCTCTGCCTTGTTGGGCGGCTATCCTAAGCGCCGATTCGCTGGCCACGACGAGGGCGTGGCGTGAACGAAGCATCAAAGGAGAGTGCGATGACGGACGCCAAGAGCGGCATTTCGGGACTGCGGCCGCATATTACAGTCATCGGCGTCGGTGGCGGTGGCGGCAATGCGATCAACAATATGATCGCGGAAAAGTTGGCAGGCGTTGAATTCATCGCCGCAAATACGGACGCCCAGGTCCTCGCCACGTCCAAGGCGACGCGGCGCATTCAACTCGGCGCGAACGTGACGGAGGGTCTCGGCGCCGGGTCACTGCCTGAGATCGGCCATGCGGCGGCCGAGGAGTCGATCGATGAGATCATGGATCACCTGGCAGGATCGCACATGTGTTTCGTCACCGCCGGCATGGGCGGCGGGACGGGCACAGGTGCTGCACCTGTCATCGCGCGCGCCGCACGTGCCGCCGGCATCCTGACGGTCGGCGTCGTCACCAAGCCCTTTACCTTTGAGGGCAATCGCCGCATGCGGACGGCGGAAGTCGGCATCGAGGCACTCCGTCAGGCAGCCGATACCGTCATCGTCATTCCCAATCAGAACCTTTTCCGCATCGCCGATGCGAAAACGACTTTCGCCGAGGCGTTCATGACGGCCGACCGCGTGCTCTATGCCGGCGTCGGCTGCATTACCGATCTCATCGTCAAGGAAGGCCTGATCAACCTCGATTTTGCCGACGTGAAGTCGGTCATGCAAGGCATGGGACGCGCCATGATGGGCACTGGCGAAGCCTCCGGCGAGAGCCGCGCGATGAAGGCGGCGGAAGCGGCAATCGCCAACCCGCTTCTCGATGATATCTCGATGAGAGGCGCCAAAGGCGTGCTGATCTCGATATCGGGCGGCTCGGATATGACGCTGTTCGAAGTGGACGAAGCGGCAAGCCGCATTCGCGACGAGGTGCAGGATGACGCCGATATCGTCGTCGGCGCCATCTTCGACCGCAGCCTTGACGGCAAGTTCCGCGTCTCGGTCGTGGCGACCGGCCTGGAAGGCAGCTCCCTGCCCGCATCCGCTTCTCACGCCCCGGCCGAACAGATCCAGACGCGTACGCTGCAGTAAGCGGCTACTGTTATATTGGTCTGTTCACCACGGCACCGAGCGGATAAACGCCGCCCCATCCTGTGAAAAACGGGCGGGGCAGCGTTACCATTCGGCCAGTAAAGACCGTCAGGCGAAGAGTATGTCCGAGATGTTGTGCACCACCGAGATTTCGTCGGTCATGCTGTTGGTGATGTAGAGATTGTCCGCCGCTGAATCATAGACCACGTTGGTGGTAGAGTCGTCTCCTGATGTGGCGATGTTGACATCGACCGTTGTCTTGACCCCGGTCGCAAAGTCGAATGCCGTGCCGATATGCTCGCTGCCGGAGGAATCGCCGAAGAAGAACGTGCCGTTGACGGCAAAGCCGTATCCGAGCCCGCCGGCCGAAAAGGTCTTGGATTCGATCGGGTTCAGCGTATTGGGATCGATTTTGGAGACCTGCCAGGTGGAATCATTGATGCGGCCGACGACGTAGATGCCGGTCGAATCCTGCATCGTATTGACGGCCGTGAATCCGCCCCAGTCGAACGTACCCGCCCCATTCTCACCGATAAGGCCGGGAATCGAAGCACCCTTCTGATCGAGCGAGCCGTCGGCGGCATCCCACTTTGCGAGATAGGTCTGATCGGGGAAAGGGTCCTCCTCGCCTCTCGCCTCGTTGGTTCGGCCGATGATCTCGCCGCCGCGGACCGAAAAATAGGTTCCGCCGATGTCATATTCGCCCTTGTCATAGTCGCCGAGAGAGATGGCGCCGCTGGCCTTGCCGGCGTCGAATGCGGCGGCGTTGTCGTAGATGCTCACCATGGAATCATCCGGGAAACCATGGCCG of Rhizobium sp. BT04 contains these proteins:
- the ftsZ gene encoding cell division protein FtsZ produces the protein MTDAKSGISGLRPHITVIGVGGGGGNAINNMIAEKLAGVEFIAANTDAQVLATSKATRRIQLGANVTEGLGAGSLPEIGHAAAEESIDEIMDHLAGSHMCFVTAGMGGGTGTGAAPVIARAARAAGILTVGVVTKPFTFEGNRRMRTAEVGIEALRQAADTVIVIPNQNLFRIADAKTTFAEAFMTADRVLYAGVGCITDLIVKEGLINLDFADVKSVMQGMGRAMMGTGEASGESRAMKAAEAAIANPLLDDISMRGAKGVLISISGGSDMTLFEVDEAASRIRDEVQDDADIVVGAIFDRSLDGKFRVSVVATGLEGSSLPASASHAPAEQIQTRTLQ